One Brachyspira suanatina DNA segment encodes these proteins:
- a CDS encoding pseudouridine-5'-phosphate glycosidase, whose product MNNLEEFLDISEEVKEALHEKKAVVALESTIISHGMPYPENVESALNSEKNIRENNAVPATIAIIKGRIKVGLNKEELEYMGSNKNIAKSSRRDLPVMLALKKDGATTVTTTMIGASLAGIKVFATGGIGGVHRYAQETFDISADLQELSKTNVAVVCAGAKSILDIGLTIEYLETFGIPVLGYKTENFPAFYTRESGYKVDYKIDTTKDIANILDTKWRLGLNGGVLVCNPIPEEYEMDKNYINKIIDETVKEARDKNISGKDVTPFILAKLHSVTENKSLKANKELVYNNCRVAANIAYDYSNLIR is encoded by the coding sequence ATGAATAATTTAGAAGAATTTTTAGATATAAGCGAAGAAGTGAAAGAGGCTTTACATGAGAAGAAAGCTGTTGTGGCATTAGAAAGTACAATAATATCACATGGCATGCCTTATCCTGAAAATGTTGAAAGTGCTTTAAACTCTGAAAAAAACATACGTGAAAATAATGCAGTACCAGCTACTATTGCAATAATAAAAGGAAGAATAAAAGTAGGTTTAAATAAAGAAGAACTTGAATATATGGGCTCCAATAAAAATATAGCTAAATCAAGCAGAAGAGATTTGCCTGTTATGCTTGCTTTAAAAAAAGACGGAGCTACTACTGTAACAACTACTATGATAGGTGCTTCTTTAGCAGGAATAAAAGTATTTGCTACAGGAGGAATAGGAGGAGTTCACAGATATGCTCAGGAAACTTTTGATATATCAGCAGATTTGCAGGAATTAAGCAAAACAAATGTTGCTGTTGTATGTGCTGGAGCAAAATCAATACTTGATATAGGGCTTACTATAGAATATCTTGAAACTTTCGGAATACCTGTTCTTGGTTATAAAACAGAAAATTTTCCTGCATTCTATACAAGAGAAAGCGGATATAAAGTTGATTATAAAATAGATACTACAAAAGATATAGCTAATATACTTGATACAAAATGGAGATTAGGTTTAAATGGGGGAGTTTTAGTTTGTAATCCTATACCGGAAGAATATGAAATGGATAAAAATTACATTAATAAAATAATAGATGAAACAGTAAAAGAGGCTAGAGATAAAAACATATCTGGAAAAGACGTTACACCTTTTATATTGGCTAAGCTTCATAGTGTTACAGAAAATAAAAGTCTTAAAGCTAATAAAGAGCTAGTTTATAATAATTGCCGTGTTGCTGCTAATATAGCTTATGACTATTCAAATTTGATTAGGTAA
- a CDS encoding carbohydrate kinase family protein yields MKNYILSIGGSNIDIQGFSKSRILLKESNPGKIRVCTGGVERNIINNLSNIGLKNIKFVTSIGDDLFGDILFNNIKSLGVDVSYIVRNGSSTSYIAIMNNDRDMEIAMSDMDTLDENINIKYLESIRDIIENAEFITMDAVMNRDIFEYIIKNFPNKKLLTDAVSIKKSEHIKGLEKHIYALKLNSNEASFLLDRDINTIEEGKEAVKIFLEKGVKEIYITFGALGICYGTYNNINEAYYLKAPKVNIVNATGAGDSFMAGIVYSIFHDYDLDYKVKFAAVMAMFALESEETVNDNTNFEKVAKRVEDIFKIKR; encoded by the coding sequence ATGAAAAATTATATACTATCTATCGGCGGATCCAATATAGATATACAAGGATTTTCAAAAAGCAGAATACTTTTAAAAGAATCCAATCCCGGAAAAATAAGAGTATGTACAGGAGGAGTAGAAAGAAATATAATTAATAACTTATCGAATATAGGATTAAAAAATATAAAATTTGTTACTTCTATAGGAGATGATCTTTTCGGAGATATACTTTTCAATAATATTAAATCATTAGGTGTTGATGTTTCTTATATAGTAAGGAATGGAAGCAGCACTTCATATATAGCTATTATGAATAATGACAGAGATATGGAAATAGCTATGTCTGATATGGATACTTTAGATGAGAATATAAATATTAAGTATTTAGAAAGTATAAGAGATATTATAGAAAATGCTGAGTTCATAACTATGGATGCTGTTATGAATAGAGATATATTTGAATATATTATAAAAAACTTTCCAAATAAAAAACTTCTTACCGATGCCGTTTCTATAAAAAAGTCAGAACATATAAAAGGATTAGAAAAACATATTTATGCTTTGAAGCTTAATTCTAATGAAGCATCTTTTCTTCTTGACAGAGATATAAATACTATAGAAGAAGGAAAAGAGGCTGTAAAAATATTTTTAGAAAAAGGCGTCAAAGAAATTTATATAACATTCGGTGCTTTAGGTATATGTTATGGCACTTATAATAATATTAATGAAGCATATTATCTTAAAGCTCCAAAAGTGAATATTGTAAATGCTACAGGGGCAGGAGATTCTTTTATGGCTGGAATTGTATATTCTATATTTCATGATTATGATTTAGATTATAAAGTAAAGTTTGCTGCTGTTATGGCTATGTTTGCTTTAGAGAGTGAAGAAACTGTAAATGATAATACTAATTTTGAAAAAGTTGCCAAAAGAGTAGAAGATATTTTCAAAATTAAAAGATAA
- the recR gene encoding recombination mediator RecR, with product MNNIQSLDKLTQIISRLPGIGTRTAMRLALYLFDCDDEYLKEFSEVLSSLHENIKLCNICYSLSDNDICDICSNDKREHNKICIVESYPDMLAIEKTEEYNGVYHILGGLISPLKGIGISDIRIKELIERVNKNNIEEIMIAFSASLEADTTASYIYKTLKENNFNGRVTRITYGISLASDIENADSRSLARSILDRVEMN from the coding sequence TTGAATAATATACAATCTTTGGATAAACTCACACAGATTATATCAAGACTTCCAGGCATAGGTACAAGGACAGCTATGAGGCTTGCCTTGTATTTATTTGACTGTGATGATGAATATTTAAAAGAATTTTCAGAGGTTTTATCTTCTTTGCATGAAAATATTAAGTTATGCAATATATGCTATAGTTTGAGTGATAATGATATTTGTGATATATGCAGTAATGATAAAAGAGAGCATAATAAAATATGTATTGTAGAATCTTATCCTGATATGCTTGCCATAGAAAAGACAGAAGAATATAATGGAGTTTATCATATATTAGGAGGGCTTATATCTCCTCTAAAAGGTATAGGTATAAGCGACATAAGAATAAAAGAACTTATAGAAAGAGTTAATAAAAATAATATAGAAGAAATAATGATAGCATTCAGTGCATCTTTAGAAGCTGATACAACTGCATCATATATTTATAAAACATTAAAAGAAAATAATTTTAATGGCAGAGTAACACGCATTACTTATGGAATCTCTTTGGCAAGCGATATAGAAAATGCAGATTCCAGATCTTTAGCTAGAAGTATTTTAGACAGAGTCGAAATGAATTAA
- a CDS encoding YbaB/EbfC family nucleoid-associated protein, translating to MSENSIKYSSAGNLVSLTMNKSYNITSFSIDESLLTKDQKELLEEMISSSINEAVSKVNELRKKLEEEDSDIDREQVKPQPNLFNMNFKDMNQMFNDISKMTSVEYKDGKINISLDSITPDMISKMNDMMNNMNNKNDDDNKKE from the coding sequence ATGAGTGAAAATAGTATAAAATATAGTTCGGCAGGAAATTTAGTATCTTTGACTATGAATAAATCATATAATATAACTAGTTTTAGTATAGATGAAAGCCTTTTAACAAAGGATCAGAAAGAATTATTAGAAGAAATGATAAGCTCTAGTATTAATGAAGCTGTTTCTAAAGTAAATGAGTTAAGAAAAAAATTGGAAGAAGAAGATTCTGATATCGATAGAGAACAAGTTAAACCTCAGCCTAATTTATTTAATATGAATTTTAAAGATATGAATCAGATGTTTAATGATATAAGCAAAATGACTTCTGTAGAGTATAAAGACGGTAAAATAAATATTTCTTTGGATTCCATAACTCCAGACATGATATCAAAGATGAATGATATGATGAATAACATGAATAATAAAAATGATGATGATAATAAAAAGGAATAA
- a CDS encoding CsgG/HfaB family protein translates to MFIKKIIILIFIFPTILLSQQIKKEIGETYEKENIAVFEIQSTSSRYGEELGPKMTALIENSLTRMNRFNIVDRKNLDKYLKEMELQLTGITEKQVIEVGKIYGYSKAVTGKIVSANVTVEYNDDGSFSLYSTVDMVLQIVDVETTKILYSSQLQGYDYYTTSSYPSYSLRQSLIDNACNNLAYKVENKMRSIFKITLTIANVDGGNVILLAGKNHGVSSKTRFKVYSKKEDIVLPSGNVISGGYNYKGTLRVKELNNEYSIAKISRGNNIQAGDIARETVIGDFGIGISLNYASYNIQATEKIYQSSFRPDAGKIKISLNKNEYALGLHLKIGYNGVLFSPNLSLGILFGDFLKSSYAVDTRFNFDININLYQEVLRLVISPYIGMGISFTTIGEVIGGNYYTDNYGYLKSGAKIDSRDIMFGVGAIASLQYNVTDTIGLNLGVGYRFYTNPINLGVFSDGQEVSLPEKIKTVNLTGLEFTFGAFFIL, encoded by the coding sequence ATGTTTATAAAAAAAATTATAATTTTAATATTTATATTTCCAACTATATTGCTATCTCAGCAAATAAAAAAAGAAATAGGCGAAACTTACGAAAAAGAAAATATAGCTGTCTTTGAAATACAAAGCACATCATCTAGATATGGAGAAGAATTAGGCCCTAAAATGACAGCATTAATAGAAAATTCATTAACAAGAATGAATAGGTTTAATATAGTAGATAGGAAAAATTTAGATAAATATTTAAAAGAAATGGAACTTCAATTAACTGGTATAACTGAAAAACAAGTAATTGAAGTTGGTAAAATATATGGATATTCAAAAGCAGTAACAGGTAAAATAGTATCTGCTAATGTTACCGTAGAATATAATGATGACGGTAGTTTCAGTTTATATTCTACAGTTGATATGGTGCTTCAAATAGTTGATGTTGAAACTACTAAAATACTTTACTCTTCACAATTACAGGGTTATGATTATTACACTACTAGTAGTTATCCTTCTTATTCTTTAAGGCAAAGTCTTATAGATAATGCCTGCAATAATTTAGCATATAAAGTAGAAAATAAAATGAGGAGTATATTCAAAATAACATTAACTATAGCAAATGTAGACGGCGGAAATGTTATACTACTTGCAGGTAAAAACCATGGAGTAAGTTCAAAAACTAGATTTAAAGTTTATTCCAAAAAAGAAGATATAGTACTGCCTTCTGGAAATGTAATAAGCGGAGGATATAACTATAAAGGTACTTTAAGAGTAAAAGAACTTAATAATGAATATTCAATAGCAAAAATATCAAGAGGAAATAATATACAGGCTGGTGATATTGCAAGGGAAACTGTTATAGGGGATTTTGGAATTGGAATATCATTAAATTATGCCTCATATAATATACAGGCTACAGAAAAAATATATCAAAGTAGTTTTAGACCAGATGCTGGAAAAATAAAAATCTCCCTAAATAAAAATGAATATGCTTTAGGACTGCATTTAAAAATAGGATATAATGGAGTATTATTCTCACCAAATTTAAGTTTAGGTATATTATTTGGTGACTTTTTAAAATCAAGTTATGCTGTAGATACTAGATTTAATTTCGATATTAATATAAATTTATATCAGGAAGTTTTAAGATTAGTAATTTCTCCTTATATAGGTATGGGAATATCCTTTACAACTATAGGAGAAGTAATCGGAGGAAATTACTATACTGATAATTACGGCTATTTAAAAAGCGGAGCTAAAATAGACTCAAGAGACATTATGTTTGGTGTAGGTGCAATAGCATCTTTACAATATAATGTTACAGATACTATAGGATTAAATTTAGGAGTCGGATATAGATTTTATACTAATCCTATTAATTTAGGCGTTTTTAGTGATGGTCAGGAAGTTTCTTTACCTGAAAAGATTAAAACGGTTAATCTTACAGGATTAGAATTTACATTTGGAGCATTTTTCATATTATAA
- a CDS encoding FtsB family cell division protein codes for MYFNVRISSKIFYGIILVGIAFMVYVFIFSPKGFLTLDAKKVIIETKKKKVEELNRRKIQISNNIERLKTDKEYILSYAKTFGYLDDTKNEKIIKIIKNDGERKNTKNVSSLSDIKENDNYINIRGALILASMIALCFITYLLLINRNLLPKLKKKRIIPSKG; via the coding sequence ATGTATTTCAATGTGAGAATCAGCTCTAAAATATTCTATGGTATCATATTAGTTGGAATAGCTTTTATGGTATATGTATTCATATTCAGTCCTAAAGGATTTCTTACATTAGATGCTAAAAAAGTTATTATAGAAACTAAAAAAAAGAAAGTTGAAGAATTAAATAGAAGAAAAATTCAGATATCAAATAATATAGAAAGATTAAAAACAGATAAAGAATATATACTATCTTATGCGAAAACATTCGGATATTTAGATGATACTAAAAATGAGAAGATTATAAAAATCATTAAAAATGATGGAGAAAGAAAAAATACTAAAAATGTATCATCATTATCAGATATAAAAGAAAATGATAATTATATTAATATTAGGGGAGCCTTGATATTAGCATCAATGATAGCTCTATGTTTCATAACGTATTTACTTCTAATAAACAGAAATTTACTTCCAAAATTAAAAAAGAAAAGAATAATACCTTCAAAAGGTTAA
- the hdhA gene encoding 7alpha-hydroxysteroid dehydrogenase: protein MKLLDKKIALVTSSTRGIGLACSKKLAENGAKVYLAVRRLDAGKEVANEIIKNGGEADVVYFDATKEETFTSMIEDVIKKENRIDILVNNFGTTDTSKDFDLVNGETEAFFKIVNENLKSVYLPSKAAVKQMIKTGGGSIINISSVGGIFPDMSRLAYGISKSAINFLTKNIAVQYARNNIRCNAVLPGFVATDGAMESMSEEFLKSFLKNVPLNRPASPEDIANAVLFFASDNSSFITGETMPVAGGFGLPSPMYSQYMDMGGKKG, encoded by the coding sequence ATGAAACTTTTAGATAAAAAAATAGCATTAGTAACATCATCTACAAGAGGTATAGGCTTAGCATGCTCAAAGAAGCTTGCAGAAAATGGTGCTAAAGTTTATTTAGCTGTGAGAAGACTTGATGCAGGAAAAGAAGTGGCAAATGAGATAATAAAAAATGGAGGAGAAGCTGATGTTGTATATTTTGACGCTACTAAAGAAGAAACATTTACTTCTATGATTGAAGATGTTATAAAAAAAGAAAATAGAATAGACATATTAGTAAATAATTTTGGTACTACTGATACTAGTAAAGATTTTGATTTAGTTAATGGGGAGACTGAAGCATTTTTTAAAATAGTTAATGAAAACCTAAAGAGTGTTTATCTTCCTTCAAAGGCTGCTGTTAAACAAATGATTAAAACAGGAGGCGGAAGTATAATAAATATATCATCTGTAGGCGGAATTTTTCCTGATATGTCAAGACTAGCTTACGGCATATCAAAATCAGCAATAAACTTCCTTACAAAAAACATTGCAGTACAGTATGCTAGAAATAATATAAGATGCAATGCTGTATTACCTGGGTTTGTAGCAACAGATGGGGCAATGGAGAGTATGTCAGAAGAGTTTCTAAAATCATTTTTGAAGAATGTACCGTTAAATAGACCTGCATCACCTGAAGATATAGCTAATGCGGTATTATTCTTTGCTAGCGATAATTCTTCATTTATAACAGGTGAAACTATGCCTGTAGCAGGAGGTTTTGGGCTTCCTTCACCTATGTATAGTCAGTACATGGATATGGGCGGGAAGAAAGGTTAA
- a CDS encoding MATE family efflux transporter produces the protein MDMLKTDVKKIFFKYLSASFGSALIAAIYSIVDVAMVGQYEGDNGAAALAVFAPIWNVIYGIGLLFGIGGSVLFSKAKGSGEYDKQNNFFTASFIALSIVIFIVWILSIVFEDNILYFFGADEVLLNLAKRYFLPIKIILPLFAFSQFFAAFLRNDNAPMKATLGVMAGGIFNVFGDYFFVFICDMGIFGAGLATAIGQIITASILISHLFTKKNTLKFQKVNKVFSLSKSIASIGFSTFFIDIAMGILALMFNRQIMKYFGTSALAVYSVIININILVQSSAYAIGQAAQPIISTNLGAGKIERIKSAVKCSIFSALVLSIVYTLFTYFNTDFLMKAFMKPSEEALSISKNIMRAYFISFLILPFNVYATYYFQAIMKPSSSFIIAVLRGLIISGILIFIMPLIFVKNSIWYVMPITEVITFIIAMVFFMKYRTIYSK, from the coding sequence ATGGATATGCTAAAAACAGATGTAAAAAAAATATTTTTTAAATATTTATCTGCTAGTTTTGGAAGTGCATTGATAGCTGCAATTTATTCTATAGTTGATGTTGCTATGGTTGGACAATACGAGGGTGATAATGGGGCTGCTGCTTTGGCAGTATTTGCTCCTATATGGAATGTTATATATGGCATAGGGCTTCTTTTTGGTATAGGCGGTTCTGTACTTTTTAGTAAGGCAAAAGGCTCAGGAGAATATGATAAACAAAATAATTTCTTTACAGCCTCATTTATTGCTTTATCAATAGTAATATTTATAGTTTGGATATTATCGATTGTTTTTGAAGATAATATACTTTATTTTTTCGGTGCTGATGAAGTACTGCTCAATTTAGCTAAAAGATATTTTCTTCCTATAAAAATTATTCTTCCTTTATTTGCTTTCAGTCAATTTTTTGCAGCATTTCTTAGAAACGATAATGCCCCTATGAAAGCTACTTTAGGAGTTATGGCAGGAGGTATTTTCAATGTATTCGGTGATTATTTCTTTGTATTTATATGCGATATGGGTATATTTGGTGCAGGACTTGCAACAGCTATAGGACAAATTATTACTGCTTCTATATTGATATCTCATTTATTCACTAAAAAAAATACTTTGAAATTTCAAAAGGTTAATAAAGTATTTTCATTATCAAAGAGTATTGCATCTATTGGTTTTTCTACATTCTTTATAGATATAGCGATGGGAATACTAGCTTTAATGTTTAATAGGCAAATAATGAAGTATTTCGGAACATCAGCATTGGCAGTTTATTCTGTAATAATAAATATTAATATATTAGTTCAGTCATCGGCTTATGCAATAGGGCAGGCAGCTCAGCCTATAATATCAACGAATCTAGGTGCTGGAAAAATAGAGAGAATAAAATCAGCAGTAAAATGCAGTATATTTTCAGCTTTGGTTCTTAGCATAGTATATACTTTATTCACATATTTTAATACAGATTTTTTAATGAAAGCATTTATGAAGCCTTCAGAAGAAGCTTTGTCTATATCAAAAAATATTATGAGAGCCTATTTTATATCATTTTTAATATTGCCTTTCAATGTATATGCAACTTACTATTTTCAGGCAATAATGAAGCCTTCATCTTCTTTTATAATTGCTGTATTAAGAGGACTTATAATAAGCGGTATTTTAATATTTATAATGCCTTTAATATTTGTAAAGAATAGCATTTGGTATGTCATGCCTATTACAGAAGTTATAACTTTTATCATTGCTATGGTATTTTTTATGAAATACAGAACTATATATTCAAAATAG
- a CDS encoding BatD family protein produces MITVNALYPIVIVEEKVSKKSMYLWQNLEYTLTYTGDADKFKPEGINTNAISDFEVLNERVEIETIHKDNEIPTMNYKIIYTMKPLRNGKLKIPELEARYYNVERGNSLVPKEQMINEHNIRVFSSWFLLIMIGQWIVIILIALLIYKFIKDQHKLNKKNFANKQTS; encoded by the coding sequence ATGATAACAGTAAATGCCCTATACCCCATAGTGATAGTAGAAGAAAAAGTAAGTAAAAAGAGTATGTACCTTTGGCAGAATTTAGAGTATACCCTAACATATACAGGAGATGCTGATAAATTTAAACCTGAAGGTATAAACACAAATGCTATAAGCGATTTTGAAGTGCTTAATGAAAGAGTGGAAATAGAAACTATACATAAAGATAATGAAATTCCAACTATGAATTATAAAATAATATATACTATGAAGCCTTTAAGAAACGGTAAATTAAAAATACCTGAGTTGGAAGCAAGATATTATAATGTAGAGAGAGGAAACAGTTTAGTACCTAAAGAACAGATGATAAATGAACATAATATAAGAGTATTTAGTTCATGGTTCTTATTAATAATGATAGGACAGTGGATTGTAATAATACTTATAGCACTTTTAATTTATAAGTTCATAAAAGATCAGCATAAATTAAATAAAAAGAACTTTGCAAATAAACAAACATCATAA
- a CDS encoding AAA family ATPase, giving the protein MTDNINNSENTNEISSEIANASKDLQAISEASKMALDVVNAIKNEIKKVIIGQENMLDKLLLGIICDGHVLLEGVPGLAKTLTVKSLASTIDASYKRIQFTPDLLPADIVGTEIYDIKNSVFLPKQGPIFSNIILADEINRSPAKVQSALLEAMGEHQVTIGDKTYRLPDVFLVLATQNPIEQEGTYPLPEAQVDRFMLKVIVKYPTKSEEKTIIKNMSSSKPAELKPITTIETIEKLRKLANQIHIEERLIDYIVNIIDATRNPKDYKLQSEYIEYGASPRAGIYLTKAAKANAMMQGRGFVMPEDIRAVAYEVLRHRISVSYEAQAENVNSDMIIENLLANINVP; this is encoded by the coding sequence ATGACAGACAATATCAATAACAGCGAAAATACAAATGAAATCAGCAGTGAAATAGCTAATGCCAGCAAGGATTTACAAGCTATATCAGAAGCTTCAAAAATGGCTCTCGATGTTGTAAATGCTATAAAAAATGAAATAAAAAAAGTAATTATCGGACAGGAAAACATGCTCGATAAGCTCCTATTAGGAATTATATGTGATGGGCATGTATTGTTAGAAGGTGTGCCAGGACTTGCAAAAACATTAACTGTAAAATCATTGGCAAGCACAATAGATGCTAGCTACAAAAGAATACAGTTTACACCGGATTTGCTTCCTGCAGATATAGTAGGTACAGAAATTTACGATATAAAAAATTCAGTATTTCTTCCTAAACAAGGTCCTATATTTTCTAATATAATATTAGCCGATGAGATAAACCGTTCACCTGCTAAAGTACAGTCAGCACTTTTGGAGGCTATGGGAGAACATCAGGTTACTATAGGAGATAAAACATATAGACTTCCTGATGTATTCTTAGTATTAGCAACTCAAAACCCTATAGAACAGGAAGGAACCTACCCTCTTCCAGAAGCTCAGGTTGACAGATTTATGCTTAAAGTTATAGTAAAATACCCTACTAAAAGCGAAGAAAAAACTATAATAAAAAATATGTCATCTTCAAAACCTGCAGAATTAAAGCCTATAACTACTATAGAAACTATAGAAAAATTAAGAAAATTGGCTAATCAAATACATATAGAAGAAAGATTGATTGATTATATAGTAAACATTATAGATGCCACAAGAAATCCAAAAGATTATAAACTTCAAAGCGAATATATAGAATACGGAGCTTCTCCAAGAGCAGGAATATATTTAACTAAAGCAGCAAAAGCAAATGCTATGATGCAGGGCAGAGGATTCGTAATGCCTGAAGATATAAGAGCTGTTGCTTATGAGGTATTAAGACATAGAATAAGCGTAAGCTATGAAGCACAGGCTGAAAATGTTAATAGCGATATGATAATAGAAAATCTTTTAGCGAATATCAATGTACCTTAA
- a CDS encoding AAA family ATPase, producing the protein MSYSKLIIKNFGKIKEAEIELSNLILFIGDNNSGKSYLMTLIYGLMEYSRDIVDIMFQNKDFIYSLEEYEKIKDIIDKYIKTNDIENNNSIFKDYLDMVKEDKNISIIDKYIQNKYNLLQKKEVNIFISILNKLFDKYKTEILKFIFNDSSKIINLEVIRFDFSNFLYNIFLAKDYIFYYSERSIGSMGFDNMSYIFILKLILIGILSINTDFLPTSRTGFLLTYKELSKISNMNQFSIGDKKEKTLFQKPIIDFINSLIGLSNYEENKEFKDVIEIFENNILKGKININEETDAMYYQPNNKDLKVPMHLCSAVITEVAPLYLFLKYKDIVGDLFIEEPELSLHLKLQKQLARVLINLVNKKRNIIVSTHSDTILEHINNMAVLHSMKDEDKKNQILKEYSYTENDTIDIDKIRIYQFDTDNNDITTIKELKGDRETGFYIETFHKYINNASIEYDAINED; encoded by the coding sequence ATGTCATATTCCAAGCTAATAATTAAAAATTTCGGTAAGATTAAAGAGGCAGAAATAGAACTTTCTAATCTTATATTGTTTATAGGTGATAATAACAGCGGAAAAAGCTATTTAATGACATTGATATATGGATTGATGGAATATAGTAGAGATATTGTAGATATTATGTTTCAAAATAAGGATTTTATTTACAGTTTGGAAGAATATGAAAAAATTAAAGATATAATTGATAAATATATAAAAACAAATGATATAGAAAATAATAATAGTATTTTTAAAGACTATCTAGATATGGTAAAAGAAGATAAAAACATATCAATAATAGATAAGTATATACAAAATAAATATAATTTATTACAAAAAAAAGAAGTAAATATATTCATTAGTATTTTGAATAAATTATTTGATAAATATAAAACAGAAATTTTAAAATTTATTTTTAATGATAGTAGTAAGATAATTAATTTAGAAGTTATACGCTTTGATTTTTCTAATTTTTTATATAATATTTTTTTAGCAAAAGATTATATATTTTATTATAGTGAAAGATCAATAGGTTCTATGGGATTTGATAATATGTCATATATTTTTATATTGAAACTAATATTAATAGGTATATTATCAATTAATACTGATTTCTTACCTACATCAAGGACAGGTTTTTTATTAACATATAAAGAATTATCAAAAATATCAAATATGAATCAATTTAGTATTGGAGATAAAAAAGAAAAAACTTTATTTCAAAAACCTATTATAGATTTTATTAACAGTTTAATAGGTTTATCTAATTATGAAGAAAATAAAGAATTTAAAGATGTAATAGAAATATTTGAAAATAATATATTAAAAGGAAAAATAAATATTAATGAAGAAACTGATGCTATGTATTATCAGCCGAATAACAAAGACTTGAAAGTACCTATGCATTTATGTTCAGCCGTTATTACAGAAGTTGCACCATTGTATTTATTTTTGAAATATAAAGATATAGTTGGTGATTTATTTATAGAGGAGCCTGAATTATCATTGCATTTAAAATTGCAGAAACAATTAGCCCGTGTATTAATAAATTTAGTTAATAAAAAAAGAAATATTATAGTATCTACTCACAGCGACACTATACTAGAACATATAAATAATATGGCAGTTCTTCATAGCATGAAAGATGAGGATAAAAAGAATCAAATATTAAAAGAGTATTCATATACTGAAAATGACACTATAGATATAGATAAAATTAGAATATATCAATTTGATACTGATAACAATGATATTACAACCATAAAAGAATTGAAAGGCGATAGAGAAACAGGATTTTATATAGAAACATTTCATAAATATATAAATAATGCCTCTATAGAATATGATGCAATAAATGAAGATTAA